The following coding sequences lie in one Pseudarthrobacter phenanthrenivorans Sphe3 genomic window:
- the nirB gene encoding nitrite reductase large subunit NirB, which produces MTEQTSRTETPRRIVVAGGGPAAHRFADAMHARGLDGWHVTVLTEEVHLPYDRVALSKALTDKDVDLTLGTASMWDHPSLELKTGERVIKINAEAKSVETAAGNVFDYDELVVATGSNAARLPIPGADKTHVYRTLEDVWAINKAIAELREKLGRKVNAVTIGGGLLGLESAAGTEQLGANPIVIDGSQWLMATQLDEGAGQAMGRLIKAKGFEVHGGVFPSEVISDDDGQVTGVLMADGRVIDADIVIVAIGVRPRDELFRAAEGEEQVFSLGQRGGVVINDFCATEVPGIWAIGEVANFGGMCLGLVAPANTMAEIVADRLHGGDATFPGFDTATKLKLSGVDVASFGDAFAKTEHALEIVYADPARGVYQKIVTTDDAKTLLGGIFVGDASPYMSLRPLLGRELPAEPGAFLSAAGGGEAPETELPDDATLCSCNNVTAGTIRDTINGCGACEGNAPVQELGELKGCTRAGTQCGSCVPMLKKLLETELTKSGVEVSKALCEHIELSRQELFDAIRVLELTSFEEIMAKYGTGAGCDICKPTIANILASQNSAYVLDAGRGTLQDTNDRALANMQKDGTYSVVPRIAGGEITPKKLGVIAAVAEKYNLYTKITGGQRIDMFGARLEQLPEIWKELVDAGFESGQAYGKSLRTVKSCVGSTWCRFGVQDSVAMAIQLELRYRGLRSPHKLKMGVSGCARECAEARGKDVGVIATADGWNLYVGGNGGATPAHAQLLAKDLDDETLIKYIDRYFMYYIRTADRLQRTARWQEELDGGIKHVEDVVVKDTLGIAADLEAAMAKHVDTYIDEWADTLKDPERLRRFRSFVNAPDQKDDSITFVPDERGQMRPATPEEKGKVLIGASIPVRTGNESEV; this is translated from the coding sequence GTGACCGAACAGACTTCCCGTACAGAGACTCCGCGCCGCATCGTCGTCGCCGGTGGCGGCCCGGCAGCCCACCGCTTTGCCGACGCGATGCACGCCCGTGGCCTCGATGGCTGGCATGTCACGGTGCTCACCGAAGAGGTCCACCTTCCCTATGACCGGGTCGCATTGTCCAAGGCCCTCACTGACAAGGACGTTGACCTGACCCTTGGCACGGCCTCCATGTGGGACCACCCGTCCCTGGAACTGAAAACCGGCGAGCGGGTCATTAAGATCAACGCCGAGGCCAAGAGCGTGGAAACGGCTGCCGGCAACGTCTTCGACTATGACGAACTGGTGGTGGCCACCGGTTCCAATGCCGCCCGCCTTCCCATCCCCGGCGCTGACAAGACGCACGTCTACCGGACCCTGGAGGATGTCTGGGCCATCAACAAGGCCATCGCGGAACTGCGCGAAAAGCTGGGCCGCAAGGTCAACGCCGTCACCATCGGCGGCGGGCTGCTCGGGCTCGAATCGGCCGCCGGCACCGAACAGCTGGGCGCCAACCCGATCGTCATCGACGGGTCGCAGTGGCTGATGGCCACCCAGCTTGACGAAGGCGCAGGCCAGGCGATGGGCCGCCTCATCAAGGCCAAGGGCTTTGAAGTCCACGGCGGCGTCTTCCCGTCCGAGGTTATTTCCGACGACGACGGCCAGGTCACCGGAGTCCTCATGGCTGACGGCCGGGTCATCGACGCGGACATCGTGATCGTGGCCATCGGCGTCCGGCCGCGGGACGAGCTTTTCCGCGCCGCCGAAGGCGAAGAGCAGGTGTTCAGCCTGGGCCAGCGCGGCGGCGTGGTCATCAATGACTTCTGCGCCACCGAGGTACCCGGAATCTGGGCCATCGGCGAGGTAGCCAACTTCGGCGGCATGTGCCTTGGCCTGGTGGCCCCCGCCAACACCATGGCCGAAATCGTCGCGGACCGGCTTCACGGCGGCGACGCCACCTTCCCCGGCTTCGACACCGCCACCAAGCTGAAGCTCTCCGGCGTGGACGTTGCCAGCTTTGGGGACGCCTTCGCCAAGACCGAGCACGCGCTCGAGATCGTCTACGCAGACCCGGCCCGCGGCGTGTACCAGAAGATCGTCACCACGGACGACGCCAAGACCCTCCTGGGCGGCATCTTCGTCGGCGACGCCTCACCGTACATGAGCCTGCGCCCCCTGCTGGGCCGGGAACTCCCCGCCGAGCCCGGCGCGTTCCTCAGCGCCGCCGGCGGCGGCGAGGCCCCCGAGACCGAACTGCCCGACGACGCCACCCTCTGCTCCTGCAACAACGTCACAGCCGGGACCATCCGGGACACCATCAACGGCTGCGGCGCCTGCGAAGGCAACGCACCCGTCCAGGAACTCGGCGAGCTCAAGGGCTGCACCCGTGCCGGTACCCAGTGTGGTTCCTGCGTCCCCATGCTGAAGAAGCTGCTGGAAACCGAACTGACCAAGTCCGGCGTCGAGGTCTCCAAGGCCCTCTGCGAACACATCGAACTGTCCCGCCAGGAACTGTTCGACGCCATCCGCGTCCTGGAACTGACCTCCTTCGAGGAGATCATGGCCAAGTACGGCACCGGCGCCGGCTGCGACATCTGCAAGCCAACCATCGCCAACATCCTGGCCAGCCAGAACAGCGCCTACGTTCTGGACGCCGGCCGCGGCACCCTGCAGGACACCAACGACCGTGCCCTGGCCAACATGCAGAAGGACGGCACCTACTCGGTTGTCCCGCGCATTGCCGGCGGCGAAATCACTCCCAAGAAGCTCGGCGTGATCGCCGCCGTCGCCGAAAAGTACAACCTGTACACCAAGATCACCGGCGGGCAGCGGATCGACATGTTCGGCGCCCGGCTGGAGCAACTGCCGGAAATCTGGAAGGAACTGGTGGACGCCGGCTTCGAATCCGGCCAGGCCTACGGCAAGAGCCTGCGCACCGTGAAGTCGTGCGTGGGTTCCACCTGGTGCCGGTTCGGCGTCCAGGATTCGGTAGCCATGGCCATCCAGCTGGAACTGCGTTACCGCGGCCTCCGCAGCCCGCACAAGCTCAAGATGGGCGTCTCCGGCTGTGCCCGCGAATGCGCCGAGGCCCGGGGCAAGGACGTGGGCGTCATCGCCACCGCCGACGGCTGGAACCTGTACGTCGGCGGCAACGGCGGCGCCACCCCGGCCCACGCCCAGCTGCTGGCCAAGGACCTCGACGACGAAACGCTGATCAAGTACATCGACCGCTACTTCATGTACTACATCCGCACCGCGGACCGGCTCCAGCGCACCGCACGCTGGCAGGAAGAGCTCGACGGCGGCATCAAGCACGTCGAGGACGTCGTCGTGAAGGACACCCTGGGCATCGCCGCGGACCTCGAAGCTGCCATGGCCAAGCACGTGGACACCTACATCGACGAATGGGCAGACACCCTGAAGGACCCCGAGCGCCTTCGCCGGTTCCGCTCCTTCGTCAACGCCCCTGACCAGAAGGACGATTCCATCACCTTCGTCCCCGACGAGCGCGGCCAGATGCGCCCTGCCACGCCCGAGGAGAAGGGCAAGGTCCTCATCGGCGCCTCCATCCCCGTACGCACCGGCAACGAGAGCGAGGTATAG
- the nirD gene encoding nitrite reductase small subunit NirD produces the protein MTATLELGALEAGLDEAASGWHSVCAVDDLEPAWGEAALIAGRQVALFRTGAAQVFAVSHEDPATGAHVMARGILGSKGTRPTIASPLHKEVYDLETGECFSTPGLGLATFRTRIVDGIIEVQL, from the coding sequence ATGACGGCAACACTGGAACTTGGGGCACTTGAAGCCGGCCTGGACGAGGCCGCATCCGGCTGGCACAGCGTCTGCGCCGTGGACGACCTGGAACCGGCCTGGGGTGAAGCCGCCCTGATCGCTGGACGCCAGGTTGCCCTGTTCCGTACGGGCGCCGCCCAGGTTTTCGCGGTGTCCCACGAGGACCCGGCGACCGGAGCGCACGTCATGGCCCGGGGCATCCTGGGCTCGAAGGGCACCCGTCCCACCATCGCCTCGCCCCTGCACAAAGAGGTCTACGACCTGGAAACCGGTGAATGCTTCAGCACCCCGGGCCTGGGCCTGGCGACCTTCCGCACGCGGATCGTTGACGGCATCATCGAGGTCCAGCTGTAG
- a CDS encoding phospho-sugar mutase encodes MTSSDADFRLLTEAREWAAKDPDPVTSASLLELVRLVEEGAPAARQELEDSFRGTLQFGTAGLRAALGPGPNRMNRVVVRRAAAGLADFLRSAVGEASPGTRPRAVVGYDARHNSDVFAQETAAIFTAAGIETFLMPSALPTPVLAYAVRALECDGGVMVTASHNPPQDNGYKVYLGRHAVPDSGNGAQIVTPFDADIAARINAAGPIETISLARDGWTVLDGSLAAGYEAAVAALALPEHFPARDLRIVLTPLHGVGGETALGVLKAAGFKDITLVAEQADPDPDFPTVSFPNPEEPGALDLALQAAEQHAADIVIANDPDADRAAVAAKDPDTGAWRMLRGDEVGALLGAHVAARRAAGRGADDGGAEESATGVFASSIVSSRLLARIAAAAGYAHQETLTGFKWISRVPGLVYGYEEALGYCVAPDLVRDKDGISAALLIAELAAAAKAEGKTVFDTLDELYLQHGLHASDQLSIRVADLGLLDAMMNRLRVSPPETFGSSSVEVYTDLAEGTDQLPPTDGLLYVTRDLTRVIIRPSGTEPKLKCYLEVIHQVGSAAELPAARQSVRAALDEVLRDVSEALGL; translated from the coding sequence ATGACGTCTTCCGATGCCGATTTCCGCCTGCTCACTGAAGCCCGCGAATGGGCTGCCAAAGACCCGGATCCCGTGACCTCGGCATCCCTCCTTGAGCTCGTGCGGCTGGTGGAGGAGGGCGCCCCGGCCGCCCGGCAGGAACTGGAGGACAGCTTCCGCGGCACGCTGCAGTTTGGCACGGCCGGCCTCCGTGCCGCCCTGGGCCCGGGACCGAACCGGATGAACCGGGTGGTGGTGCGCCGCGCAGCTGCGGGGCTTGCGGACTTCCTGCGCTCGGCGGTAGGCGAGGCCTCCCCCGGGACCCGGCCCCGCGCCGTCGTCGGCTACGATGCCCGGCACAACTCGGACGTCTTCGCGCAGGAAACCGCCGCCATCTTCACGGCAGCCGGGATTGAGACCTTCCTGATGCCGTCGGCGCTTCCCACTCCCGTGCTGGCTTACGCCGTCCGGGCCCTGGAGTGTGACGGCGGAGTCATGGTGACCGCAAGCCACAACCCCCCGCAGGACAACGGCTACAAGGTGTACCTGGGCCGGCACGCTGTCCCGGACAGCGGGAACGGCGCCCAGATCGTGACCCCCTTCGACGCCGATATCGCCGCCCGGATCAACGCCGCAGGGCCCATTGAAACGATCAGCCTGGCCCGTGACGGCTGGACGGTCCTGGATGGAAGCCTTGCTGCCGGCTACGAGGCGGCCGTCGCAGCGCTTGCCCTCCCGGAGCACTTCCCCGCGCGCGACCTGCGCATCGTCCTCACCCCGTTGCACGGCGTGGGTGGCGAGACTGCCCTGGGCGTGCTCAAGGCCGCAGGTTTCAAGGACATCACCCTGGTGGCGGAGCAGGCCGACCCGGACCCCGATTTCCCCACTGTCAGCTTCCCGAACCCGGAAGAACCGGGCGCCCTTGACCTGGCGCTCCAGGCTGCCGAGCAGCACGCCGCGGACATTGTGATTGCCAACGATCCGGACGCCGACCGGGCAGCCGTTGCCGCCAAGGACCCGGACACCGGCGCGTGGCGGATGCTGCGCGGGGATGAAGTGGGTGCGCTGCTGGGCGCGCATGTGGCGGCACGTCGCGCGGCAGGCAGAGGGGCGGACGACGGCGGCGCGGAGGAAAGCGCTACAGGAGTGTTCGCCAGTTCAATCGTTTCTTCGCGGCTGCTGGCCCGCATCGCGGCGGCAGCAGGGTACGCCCACCAGGAAACACTGACCGGGTTCAAGTGGATTTCCCGGGTGCCCGGCCTGGTGTACGGCTACGAGGAAGCCCTGGGTTACTGTGTGGCCCCGGACCTGGTGCGGGACAAGGACGGCATCTCCGCCGCACTGCTGATCGCGGAACTCGCAGCTGCCGCCAAGGCCGAGGGCAAGACCGTTTTTGACACGTTGGACGAGCTCTACCTCCAGCACGGCCTGCACGCCAGCGACCAGCTGAGTATCAGGGTGGCGGACCTGGGGCTCCTTGACGCCATGATGAACCGGCTTCGTGTTTCCCCGCCGGAGACGTTCGGGTCCTCCTCAGTGGAGGTTTACACCGACCTTGCCGAAGGTACGGACCAGCTGCCTCCCACCGACGGCCTGCTGTACGTCACCCGCGACCTGACCCGGGTGATCATCCGCCCCAGCGGCACCGAGCCCAAGCTCAAGTGCTACCTGGAAGTGATCCACCAGGTGGGTTCGGCGGCGGAACTGCCCGCGGCCCGGCAGTCGGTGCGGGCGGCACTGGATGAGGTGCTGCGGGACGTCAGCGAAGCCCTGGGACTGTAG
- a CDS encoding purine-nucleoside phosphorylase, with product MSTTDFLNTDPFAAARAAADYIAEETGVDSHDVALVLGSGWGEAAELIGETTATLSAEEVPGFHAPAVEGHVGTLRSVLTKGGKRALVLGARTHYYEGKGVRAVVHGIRAAAAAGCKTLVLTNGCGGLQEKWSPGTPVLISDHINLTAASPLEGATFVDLTDLYSARIRELAREVDATLDEGVYAQFPGPHYETPAEVQYAKRIGADLVGMSTALEAIAGRHAGMEVFGISLVTNLAAGISPQPLSHQEVLESGEAAGPRISKLLAEIIARL from the coding sequence GTGAGTACAACTGACTTCCTGAACACCGATCCCTTCGCGGCCGCCCGCGCCGCTGCCGACTACATCGCCGAGGAAACCGGCGTGGACAGCCACGACGTCGCCCTGGTGCTCGGCTCCGGCTGGGGCGAGGCAGCTGAGCTGATCGGCGAAACCACAGCCACCCTCTCGGCCGAGGAGGTTCCGGGCTTCCACGCCCCTGCCGTGGAAGGACACGTGGGCACCCTCCGCTCGGTGCTGACCAAGGGCGGCAAAAGGGCACTGGTCCTGGGCGCACGGACCCACTATTACGAGGGCAAGGGCGTACGGGCAGTCGTCCACGGGATCCGTGCAGCGGCGGCCGCAGGCTGCAAAACCCTGGTGCTCACCAACGGCTGCGGCGGGCTGCAGGAAAAGTGGTCCCCGGGCACCCCGGTGCTGATCAGTGACCACATCAACCTCACCGCGGCTTCCCCGCTGGAGGGTGCAACGTTCGTGGACCTGACGGACCTCTACTCCGCACGCATCCGGGAACTTGCCCGGGAAGTTGACGCCACCCTGGACGAGGGCGTGTACGCACAGTTCCCCGGCCCGCACTACGAAACGCCTGCCGAGGTGCAGTATGCCAAGCGCATCGGTGCCGACCTGGTGGGCATGTCAACGGCGCTGGAGGCCATCGCCGGGCGGCACGCCGGGATGGAGGTGTTCGGCATCTCCCTGGTCACCAACCTTGCCGCCGGAATCAGCCCCCAGCCGTTGAGCCACCAGGAAGTCCTCGAATCCGGTGAGGCCGCGGGTCCGCGGATTTCAAAGCTGCTGGCCGAAATCATTGCCCGGCTCTGA
- a CDS encoding NAD(P)H-quinone dehydrogenase, with amino-acid sequence MTTHPDFSSPRIAILGGGPGGYEAAMVAASLGAQVTIIERAGLGGSAVLTDVVPSKTLIATADLMTRVGEAGELGVKFDVDGGDFVPVMRADLKHINHRLLNLARSQSKDIHDGLEHQGVRILAGSGRLLDDHTIEVLTAEGTEIIEADTILLAVGAHPRELATARPDGERILNWTQIYDLDELPEDLIVVGSGVTGAEFASAYNGLGSKVTLISSRDRVLPGSDVDAAVVLEEVFERRGVRVLSRSRAETVERTDDGVLVTLSDGSKVTGSHCLLCLGSIPNTAGIGLEEAGVALSESGHIKVDGVSRTSAPNIYAAGDCTGVLPLASVAAMQGRIAVAHFMGDTVTPLKLHQVASNIFTSPEIANVGVSEAEIDSGKYQGDVIKLSLRSNARAKMRNHRDGFVKIFARKGSGTVIGGVVVGPNASELIFPISIAVKQKLHVDDVASTFTVYPSLSGSISEAARRLHVHL; translated from the coding sequence GTGACTACGCATCCAGATTTCAGTTCCCCCCGGATCGCAATCCTGGGAGGTGGTCCGGGCGGATACGAAGCCGCCATGGTGGCCGCCTCGCTGGGTGCGCAGGTCACCATCATCGAACGGGCCGGCCTCGGCGGATCGGCCGTGCTGACGGATGTGGTGCCTTCCAAGACCCTCATCGCCACGGCGGACCTCATGACGCGCGTGGGCGAGGCAGGGGAGTTGGGCGTGAAGTTCGACGTCGACGGCGGCGACTTCGTACCGGTCATGCGGGCAGACCTCAAGCACATTAACCACAGGCTCCTAAACCTGGCCCGCAGCCAGTCAAAGGACATCCACGACGGCCTGGAGCACCAGGGCGTGCGGATCCTGGCAGGATCCGGCCGGCTGCTGGATGACCACACCATCGAGGTGCTGACAGCGGAAGGCACTGAAATCATAGAGGCGGACACCATTCTCCTTGCGGTGGGCGCCCACCCGCGCGAACTCGCCACGGCCCGCCCGGACGGCGAACGCATCCTCAACTGGACACAGATTTACGACCTCGATGAGCTGCCCGAGGACCTGATCGTGGTGGGGTCCGGTGTTACCGGGGCAGAGTTCGCTTCCGCCTACAACGGCCTGGGTTCGAAGGTGACACTGATTTCCAGCCGCGACCGTGTGCTTCCCGGATCCGACGTGGACGCGGCGGTGGTGCTGGAAGAGGTCTTCGAGCGCCGCGGCGTCCGGGTCCTGTCCCGTTCCCGCGCGGAGACCGTGGAGCGCACGGACGACGGCGTGCTGGTCACCCTGAGCGACGGTTCCAAGGTGACGGGCAGCCACTGCCTGCTGTGCCTGGGGTCCATCCCGAACACGGCGGGGATCGGCCTCGAGGAGGCCGGCGTGGCGCTGAGCGAGAGCGGCCATATCAAGGTCGACGGCGTTTCACGCACCTCAGCCCCGAACATCTACGCTGCAGGCGACTGCACCGGAGTGCTCCCGCTTGCTTCCGTGGCAGCAATGCAGGGACGCATTGCGGTGGCGCACTTCATGGGCGACACGGTCACCCCGCTCAAGCTGCACCAGGTGGCCTCGAACATCTTCACCTCGCCGGAAATTGCCAATGTTGGCGTTTCCGAGGCCGAGATCGACTCCGGCAAGTACCAGGGCGACGTCATCAAACTCTCCCTGCGCAGCAACGCCAGGGCCAAGATGCGCAACCACCGGGACGGCTTCGTCAAGATTTTCGCCCGCAAGGGCTCAGGCACCGTCATCGGCGGGGTGGTCGTGGGACCGAACGCTTCCGAACTGATCTTTCCGATCTCCATCGCCGTGAAGCAGAAGCTGCACGTCGACGACGTTGCCAGCACTTTCACCGTCTACCCCTCCCTGAGCGGTTCCATCTCGGAAGCGGCCCGGCGCCTGCACGTCCACCTGTAA
- a CDS encoding prolipoprotein diacylglyceryl transferase, with protein sequence MIELPFAGNGPVHAAFLGLGILSALLFYAYEKRRRGLSDPRLWPIAGFAVAFGAIGSRVLTWDFSRGVSLAEWWGNGDRSILAGLVGAWLGVLLAKRLTGYREKTGDLIAPAVALALIIGRVGCLLTELPGTPTGGAWGIVLTPAQAALVNGSPGVGLHPSFAYEIAFHLAAFGAMWRFRDSLPHPGDLFICYVASYALFRFGVEFVRGNEVLWLGMSRPQWFLLAVLPLLFWRMQRVFGKPLRPTMEGTAA encoded by the coding sequence ATGATCGAGCTTCCCTTCGCGGGAAACGGGCCGGTGCATGCCGCCTTTCTCGGGCTGGGAATCCTTTCAGCCCTGCTGTTCTACGCCTATGAGAAGCGCCGCCGCGGGCTGTCCGATCCCAGACTTTGGCCGATTGCAGGATTCGCGGTGGCCTTCGGGGCCATCGGCTCAAGGGTGCTCACGTGGGACTTTTCCCGCGGGGTTTCGTTGGCTGAGTGGTGGGGCAATGGTGACCGGAGTATCCTGGCGGGCCTTGTCGGGGCCTGGCTTGGCGTCCTCCTGGCGAAACGGCTGACGGGGTACCGGGAGAAGACCGGTGATCTCATCGCACCCGCGGTTGCCCTGGCGCTGATCATTGGGCGGGTGGGCTGCCTCCTCACCGAGTTGCCCGGGACTCCGACCGGCGGCGCGTGGGGGATTGTCCTCACCCCCGCGCAGGCTGCTCTGGTGAACGGATCCCCTGGCGTGGGGCTGCATCCGTCCTTTGCCTATGAGATTGCCTTCCATCTTGCGGCGTTCGGGGCAATGTGGCGTTTTCGGGACAGCCTGCCTCATCCTGGCGACCTCTTCATCTGCTACGTGGCTTCCTACGCCCTGTTCCGCTTCGGCGTGGAGTTCGTCCGCGGCAATGAAGTGCTCTGGCTGGGGATGAGCCGGCCGCAATGGTTCCTGTTGGCTGTCCTCCCTTTGCTGTTCTGGCGGATGCAGCGGGTGTTCGGGAAACCACTCCGCCCAACGATGGAAGGAACAGCGGCATGA
- a CDS encoding radical SAM protein has product MRSARTLPGPGQPLRGDRIHRYVTAFCPHCHETNPPLAQVRRLSGVLLVRDGRVWLERGCPDHGLVSTLYDESPEILRYLEKWQAPTKQHVPDQAGNYRQIPEAYAYGLPAMQTQHTCILLQDIIEHCNLRCPTCFTASGPQLQGVAPLSEVLANVDTRLSRENGRLDVLMLSGGEPTLYPHLAELLDELVARPIVRIMVNSNGMLIATDDELLSLLARHRDRVEVYLQYDGPSKEASIHHRGGDLTRFKDLAISRLSEAGIFTTLTMTAALGINDGEVGAVVMRALETPFVGGVALQPVFGSGRGHGIDPTDRLTHTGVLDRLAGQTGGVVSWHDLTALPCSHPHCASVGYMLKDDAGVWRSLAALIGHDQLLAWLELNPDSIANRIADSAIPLELRNLMKSSLLDLLSEQSSLSHPRTMDLWKNICTQCDLGIGTLTTLAAGKLPGQQQRLRRLLAERVTRIMVKPFMDISTMIEERLTQCCVHVGTKSDAGDHQCAPFCAVQAWPALARQRMSTATGRELLPVRQL; this is encoded by the coding sequence TTGCGTTCCGCACGCACACTGCCCGGCCCGGGCCAGCCGCTCCGCGGCGACCGGATCCACCGGTACGTCACAGCCTTCTGCCCGCACTGCCACGAGACAAACCCTCCGCTCGCGCAGGTACGGCGCCTCTCCGGGGTGCTGCTGGTCCGCGATGGCCGGGTGTGGCTGGAACGTGGTTGCCCGGACCACGGCCTTGTGAGCACCCTCTATGACGAATCTCCCGAGATCCTGCGCTACCTGGAGAAGTGGCAGGCGCCGACCAAGCAGCACGTCCCGGACCAGGCCGGCAATTACCGCCAGATCCCGGAGGCCTACGCCTACGGCCTGCCCGCCATGCAGACGCAGCACACGTGCATCCTCCTGCAGGACATCATTGAACACTGCAACCTGCGCTGCCCCACCTGCTTCACCGCCTCCGGCCCGCAGCTGCAGGGAGTCGCGCCGCTGAGCGAAGTGCTCGCGAACGTCGACACCCGCCTCTCCCGGGAGAACGGGCGCCTGGACGTGCTGATGCTCTCCGGCGGAGAGCCCACGCTGTATCCCCATCTGGCCGAACTTTTGGATGAGCTCGTGGCCCGGCCAATCGTCCGGATCATGGTGAACAGCAACGGGATGCTGATCGCCACCGATGATGAATTGCTTTCGCTGCTGGCCAGGCACCGGGACCGGGTGGAGGTGTACCTCCAGTACGACGGCCCGTCCAAAGAAGCATCCATCCACCACCGAGGGGGAGACCTGACCCGTTTCAAGGACCTGGCCATTTCACGTCTGTCCGAAGCGGGCATTTTCACCACCCTGACCATGACGGCAGCCCTCGGCATCAACGACGGCGAGGTCGGCGCCGTCGTCATGCGGGCCCTGGAAACCCCGTTCGTGGGCGGGGTTGCGCTGCAGCCGGTGTTCGGGTCCGGGCGCGGCCACGGCATCGATCCCACGGACCGGCTCACCCACACCGGTGTCCTTGACAGGCTCGCCGGGCAGACCGGCGGTGTGGTTTCCTGGCACGACCTGACTGCACTCCCGTGCTCCCACCCGCACTGTGCATCGGTGGGGTACATGCTGAAGGACGATGCCGGAGTCTGGAGGTCACTCGCGGCGCTCATCGGGCATGATCAGCTGCTTGCCTGGCTGGAACTCAATCCTGACAGCATCGCCAACCGCATCGCCGATTCCGCGATCCCGCTTGAGCTGCGCAACCTCATGAAGTCCTCCCTGCTGGACCTGCTGAGCGAGCAATCCTCACTGTCCCATCCGCGGACCATGGACCTCTGGAAGAACATCTGCACCCAGTGCGACCTCGGCATCGGCACACTCACCACATTGGCTGCCGGCAAGCTGCCGGGCCAGCAGCAACGGCTGCGCCGGCTCCTCGCAGAGCGGGTCACCAGGATCATGGTGAAACCGTTCATGGATATTTCCACAATGATCGAGGAACGGCTCACCCAATGCTGCGTCCACGTGGGCACCAAGAGCGACGCCGGTGATCACCAGTGTGCTCCCTTCTGTGCTGTTCAGGCGTGGCCGGCATTGGCGCGTCAGCGAATGAGCACAGCCACGGGCCGGGAACTCCTCCCGGTCCGCCAGCTTTGA
- a CDS encoding PspC domain-containing protein, protein MATTALVRPRRGKIIGGVCAALAARFGLPKFLVRLGFVIFGLVGVGELAYIVLWIIIPKEPV, encoded by the coding sequence ATGGCAACAACTGCTCTTGTGAGGCCGCGCCGCGGCAAGATCATCGGCGGCGTCTGCGCCGCCCTGGCAGCCCGCTTCGGACTCCCGAAATTCCTGGTCCGGCTGGGGTTCGTCATCTTTGGGCTGGTAGGCGTCGGGGAGTTGGCCTACATCGTGCTGTGGATCATCATCCCCAAGGAACCAGTCTAG
- a CDS encoding flavodoxin domain-containing protein: MAKIYIAYGSVEGQTAHIADYIADVIRAHGHEAETADLKHSPGTIPDGQDGVIVAASIHVGKHEGYVADFVRDNREDLERLPSALVSVSLSAHSDEAGAESYVGKFEEETGWHPRHVAMFGGALLYTQYNFLKRQLMKKIVKSQGSQDLDTSRDYIYTEWDGVKHFTEEFLAAVTAPAGRNQPNLATTTDTSGSSPGSSA; the protein is encoded by the coding sequence ATGGCTAAGATCTATATCGCTTACGGCAGCGTCGAGGGGCAAACGGCCCATATCGCGGACTACATTGCTGATGTCATCCGGGCCCACGGACACGAGGCAGAAACGGCGGACCTGAAGCATTCTCCAGGCACTATTCCGGACGGGCAGGACGGAGTCATAGTGGCGGCGTCCATTCACGTGGGCAAGCACGAGGGCTACGTTGCCGACTTTGTCCGGGACAACCGGGAGGACCTTGAGCGCCTGCCGTCCGCTCTGGTCTCGGTCAGCCTGTCCGCCCATAGTGATGAGGCCGGCGCCGAAAGTTATGTGGGCAAGTTCGAGGAGGAGACCGGCTGGCATCCCCGCCACGTGGCAATGTTCGGCGGAGCGCTGCTGTATACCCAGTACAACTTCCTGAAGCGCCAGTTGATGAAGAAGATCGTCAAGAGCCAGGGCTCCCAGGACCTGGATACGTCCCGCGACTACATCTACACCGAATGGGACGGCGTGAAGCACTTCACGGAGGAGTTCCTGGCTGCGGTCACGGCTCCGGCCGGCCGGAACCAGCCGAACCTGGCCACAACCACTGACACGTCAGGGTCTTCCCCCGGCTCCAGCGCGTGA